The following coding sequences lie in one Apostichopus japonicus isolate 1M-3 chromosome 13, ASM3797524v1, whole genome shotgun sequence genomic window:
- the LOC139978569 gene encoding geranylgeranyl transferase type-1 subunit beta-like: protein MSAKDWHNPEEEEDNVLVKSKHVKFHKRCLEVLPSAYSSLDTSRLTIAFFALSALDVLDSLSVICDEKDKIIDWIYSLQVLPDAQNSAESLSRCGFRGSSALGTPFNPSEILTNKADGINTYDRGHIAMTYTGLCSLLVLGDDLSRVHKEGIVKGLKALQLPSGSFQATSDGSENDMRFLYCACCISHIIQDWGGIDIERAIKFIHQSLAHDFGIGEVPGGEGHGGTTFCAIASLSLIGQLETTFTEKEKEGIIRWCVSRQQSGFNGRPNKPVDTCYSFWLGATLKLLGAYDLIDFQWNRKFILSTQDSRIGGFAKWPDYHPDALHAYLGLCGLSLMGEEGILPIHPALNISQRVADHLENIHTHWTEGKT, encoded by the exons ATGTCGGCTAAGGACTGGCACAATCCGGAAGAAGAGGAAGATAATGTTTTGGTCAAATCTAAGCATGTCAAATTTCACAAAAGGTGTCTTGAGGTCTTGCCGAGTGCATATTCTTCGCTTGATACGTCAAG ACTGACAATTGCCTTTTTTGCGCTGTCTGCTTTAGATGTCTTGGATTCACTCTCAGTGATCTGTGATGAAAAGGACAAGATCATTGATTGGATTTATTCCCTTCAGGTTCTCCCAGATGCACAAAATTCAG CTGAATCTCTCTCCAGATGCGGCTTTCGTGGCTCGTCAGCCTTGGGCACCCCCTTTAATCCATCGGAG ATACTGACGAATAAAGCAGATGGTATTAATACGTACGACCGTGGCCATATAGCTATGACGTACACCGGCCTTTGTTCACTGCTCGTTCTTGGCGATGATTTATCAAGGGTGCACAAAGAAGGCATTGTGAAGGGATTGAAAGCCCTTCAGTTACCGAGTGGAAG CTTTCAAGCCACCTCAGACGGTAGTGAGAATGACATGAGATTTCTGTATTGTGCATGCTGCATTAGTCACATCATACAAGACTGGGGAGGAATCGATATTGAACGAGCAATCAAATTTATCCATCAAAGTCTG GCACATGATTTTGGAATTGGAGAAGTACCTGGTGGAGAAGGCCATG GTGGTACCACATTCTGTGCAATAGCATCCCTGTCTCTGATTGGTCAACTAGAGACGACATTTacagaaaaagagaaagaaggaATCATCAGGTGGTGTGTTAGTAGACAACAGTCTGGGTTTAATGGTAGACCAAACAAACCAGTAGACACATGTTACTCTTTCTGGTTGGGAGCTACATTAAAG CTTTTAGGTGCCTATGACCTGATTGACTTTCAGTGGAACAGAAAGTTTATTTTATCAACTCAAGACAGTAGAATAGGAGGCTTTGCCAAATGGCCAGACTATCACCCAG ATGCTCTTCACGCTTATCTTGGTCTATGTGGTCTTTCACTGATGGGAGAGGAAGGCATACTACCGATACATCCAGCCCTGAACATAAGTCAGAGAGTAGCAGATCATCTtgaaaacatacacacacattggACGGAGggtaaaacatga
- the LOC139978565 gene encoding uncharacterized protein: protein MSRSHLKCVNCSLFRPGRAWDDHDLCPKCRTCSRRDPCLVCIVFTPTQWQHIDTWLEGQENLDRSPNPHGPSGEEVVGESEDEEVRELVGVEMERGQERAGEREREREREEEREREREESLPPKVPALSGSNTKGKGKGKASASKKPIRKTTRTDSPSGSQRAAPVVVRAKRTAQESQGPARPQRETGTEIPLRRRDRSQSREPRPRSTAGSPRRGSRGRSPTRRSPRRIPARSHSREPTDLTTARSQHHGSRNRSPVRRPPNPSLSRSRSREPRRTPAARSPERGSRGRNDPQRDNRPQSRSPRRRERQLSPPSDERSPSSDDGFRKSKRRRRSPGRRQEEEPAWMTRLTGLLRPLLEGEHLRPNPDTGGHGRPTESPARTPRSFRGEDVLDCRASANLSDLEDEVDHSDFGTREETFPRFPEEEEPPMSGGTLPPELTARAAEIFRRHLGFDEPELQPQRPARVSKLTSTGEASQRPKSTMPVDPSCYDRFEAVAEKRRWTAFPAKAERAVRVPEEVWKELFKCPSIPQEAKEKLRADQGASSSSSAHIFKHQDQRKLDDLLVDFDTAARAGMKFTSVLMLTAEVLMRYHQQLPQDEGQVTRPETGQLLLMLSPLVRLAFDQFARVAVRSVKARRENVVSSIRWPSIEAKTRMLSLPSLGDDLFAGSFQQKLQEEVARRETLAKSEFRSSERSKPRPQRPRESRPSRGRNQPPRQSGRGAPRGRGRGSFNRPSRPSRPWVARGANRAPPSSTRRDNDRSSRPSFAARP, encoded by the coding sequence ATGTCTAGAAGCCACCTCAAATGTGTGAATTGTTcactgttccgcccgggtcGGGCGTGGGATGACCACGATCTCTGTCCTAAGTGCAGGACTTGTAGTCGCAGAGACCCTTGTTTGGTCTGTATCGTTTTCACACCGACGCAGTGGCAACATATCGATACCTGGCTAGAAGGCCAGGAGAATCTAGACCGATCACCAAACCCACACGGCCCCTCTGGAGAGGAGGTCGTAGGAGAGTCAGAGGACGAGGAAGTACGAGAGTTGGTGGGCGTAGAGATGGAGagaggccaggagagggccggagagagagagagagagagagagagagaggaggagagagaaagagaaagggaGGAGAGtttgccacccaaggtgccggcgttGTCCGGAAGTAACACCAAGGGCaagggcaagggcaaggcttcGGCCAGCAAGAAGCCCATAAGAAAGACGACCAGAACGGACAGTCCGTCCGGGTCGCAGAGAGCGGCACCCGTTGTGGTGCGCGCTAAGAGAACGGCTCAGGAGAGCCAAGGTCCGGCGAGACCTCAGAGGGAGACCGGAACCGAGATTCCCCTCCGACGCAGAGATCGATCCCAAAGCCGGGAACCAAGACCACGATCTACTGCTGGGTCCCCAAGACGGGGCAGCAGGGGCAGAAGCCCAACACGACGATCCCCTAGACGGATCCCAGCTCGGTCCCACAGCCGGGAGCCGACGGACCTAACTACTGCTAGATCCCAACACCACGGGAGCAGGAACAGGAGCCCGGTCAGACGACCGCCTAACCCGAGCCTGAGCCGGTCCCGTAGTCGGGAGCCGAGGAGAACGCCTGCTGCCAGGTCCCCAGAACGGGGGAGCAGAGGCAGAAACGACCCTCAAAGGGACAACCGACCCCAGTCCAGGTCACCCCGGAGAAGGGAGAGACAGTTATCTCCACCCTCCGATGAACGATCACCTTCCTCTGACGACGGGTTCCGAAAGTCCAAGAGGAGACGCCGATCCCCAGGACGGCGACAGGAGGAAGAGCCAGCGTGGATGACACGACTGACAGGCCTCCTCCGCCCCCTACTGGAGGGAGAACATCTGAGACCCAACCCAGACACCGGGGGTCATGGACGACCCACGGAAAGTCCGGCGAGAACCCCACGATCTTTCCGGGGAGAGGATGTACTGGATTGCAGGGCTTCAGCAAACCTGTCCGACCTGGAGGACGAAGTCGACCATTCAGACTTCGGCACCAGAGAGGAGACCTTCCCCCGCTTCCCGGAGGAAGAAGAACCACCTATGTCAGGAGGCACTCTACCTCCAGAGCTCACAGCTAGAGCCGCGGAGATTTTCCGGAGGCACCTAGGGTTCGACGAGCCGGAGCTTCAGCCACAGCGCCCAGCTCGAGTTTCCAAACTCACTTCCACAGGGGAGGCTTCACAGCGCCCAAAGTCCACTATGCCAGTGGATCCCTcctgttatgacagatttgaggccGTCGCAGAGAAACGCCGATGGACGGCATTCCCAGCGAAGGCGGAACGGGCCGTCAGAGTCCCAGAGGAAGTGTGGAAGGAGTTGTTCAAGTGCCCCTCCATCCCTCAGGAGGCAAAAGAGAAGCTGAGGGCAGACCAGGGAGCGTCGTCATCGTCTTCCGCTCACATTTTCAAGCATCAGGACCAGCGGAAATTGGACGACCTGCTGGTAGATTTTGACACGGCAGCAAGAGCCGGCATGAAGTTCACCTCCGTCCTCATGCTCACGGCGGAAGTCCTCATGCGTTACCACCAACAGCTCCCCCAAGACGAAGGCCAGGTCACAAGACCAGAGACAGGCCAGCTTCTACTCATGTTGAGTCCGCTGGTGCGACTAGCCTTTGATCAATTCGCCAGGGTGGCAGTCCGCTCAGTGAAAGCCCGTCGCGAGAATGTCGTCTCGTCAATCAGGTGGCCCTCCATCGAGGCTAAGACCCGGATGCTTTCCCTCCCGTCCCTTGGGGACGATCTCTTCGCTGGGAGCTTCCAGCAGAAGCTGCAAGAGGAAGTTGCAAGGAGAGAGACCCTCGCAAAGTCAGAATTCCGGTCATCGGAAAGATCCAAGCCGAGGCCCCAACGACCGAGGGAAAGTAGACCCTCAAGGGGCAGAAACCAACCCCCCAGACAGTCAGGAAGAGGCGCCCCTCGGGGCAGGGGTCGTGGATCCTTCAACCGGCCCTCGCGGCCTTCACGCCCATGGGTAGCACGGGGAGCAAACAGAGCTCCGCCTTCATCCACCAGACGTGACAACGACCGCTCCTCCAGACCGTCGTTCGCCGCTcggccctag